Proteins co-encoded in one Rhodococcus sp. PAMC28707 genomic window:
- a CDS encoding cytochrome c oxidase subunit 4: protein MKIEAKIFEILTVFFLLVGIVYAVFTGFSRTGVEWAGVTAIALSFGLTLIIGTYFRFVARRLDTRPEDFDDAEISDGAGDLGFFSPGSFWPISLAGAAAVTAVGFAFFIPWLMALGIVLVLAAAAGLVFEYHIGPEKH from the coding sequence ATGAAAATCGAAGCCAAGATCTTTGAGATCCTGACTGTCTTCTTCCTTCTCGTCGGGATTGTGTACGCGGTATTCACCGGGTTCTCCCGAACCGGCGTCGAGTGGGCAGGTGTCACCGCAATTGCTCTGTCGTTCGGCCTGACCCTCATCATCGGTACGTACTTCCGATTCGTCGCTCGACGCCTGGACACACGTCCAGAAGACTTCGACGACGCAGAGATCAGCGACGGCGCCGGCGACCTGGGCTTCTTCAGTCCCGGTAGCTTCTGGCCGATCAGCCTTGCAGGCGCTGCAGCGGTCACGGCAGTCGGCTTTGCCTTCTTCATTCCGTGGCTGATGGCGTTGGGCATCGTACTGGTTCTGGCCGCAGCGGCCGGACTGGTATTCGAGTACCACATCGGACCAGAAAAGCACTGA
- the asnB gene encoding asparagine synthase (glutamine-hydrolyzing) produces MCGLLGLLTSAGTDDAGVDLVGSAMHCMRHRGPDEPGTWHDEDVIFGFNRLSIIDIEHSHQPLRWGPAENPTRYAMTFNGEIYNYLELREELTREHDAVFFTEGDGESIVAAFHYWGHDALRRLRGMFAFAIWDTETRTMFLARDPFGIKPLFIATGPGGTAFGSEKKSLLELTDLIGIGTELDPRAIQHYTVLQYVPEPETLHREIRRLESGCSATLSPGTQPKITRYFTPKFPVKPFVAGSETARYQEITDALEDSVAKHMRADVTVGAFLSGGIDSTAIAALAIRHNPNLITFTTGFERDGYSEVDVAAESAAAIGAKHVVKVVGPEEFASSIPEIVWYLDDPVADPALVPLYFVAKEARKHVKVVLSGEGADELFGGYTIYREPLSLKPFEYLPRGLRRAAGALSDKIPDGTRGKSLLHRGSMTLEDRYYGNARSFGDAQLRAVLRDFRPEWTHTDVTAPIYAQSRGWDPVARMQHLDLFTWLRGDILVKADKITMANSLELRVPFLDSEVFAVAERLPLDQKITKDTTKYALRKSLEGIVPGHVLNRAKLGFPVPLRHWLRGPELFDWAHQQIAESETDHILNKAAITAMLNEHRDGKSDHSRRLWTVLIFMVWHGIFVEKRIVPKISEPTYPVEI; encoded by the coding sequence GTGTGTGGACTACTAGGCCTGCTCACGTCGGCCGGCACGGACGACGCAGGAGTCGACCTCGTCGGTTCCGCCATGCATTGCATGCGTCACCGCGGGCCTGACGAACCTGGCACTTGGCACGACGAAGACGTAATTTTCGGATTCAACCGACTGTCGATCATCGATATCGAGCATTCGCATCAGCCACTTCGCTGGGGGCCCGCCGAAAATCCGACTCGCTATGCGATGACGTTCAACGGGGAGATCTACAACTACCTGGAACTACGTGAGGAGTTGACGCGCGAGCACGACGCTGTCTTCTTCACCGAGGGCGACGGCGAGTCGATCGTCGCAGCATTCCACTACTGGGGTCACGACGCGCTGCGCCGATTGCGCGGAATGTTCGCCTTCGCGATCTGGGACACCGAGACTCGCACGATGTTCCTGGCCAGAGATCCGTTCGGCATCAAGCCACTGTTCATCGCCACCGGGCCCGGCGGTACTGCCTTCGGGAGCGAGAAGAAGAGTCTTCTCGAACTTACCGATCTGATCGGTATCGGTACCGAACTCGACCCGCGAGCGATCCAGCACTACACCGTTCTCCAGTACGTTCCGGAGCCCGAGACTTTGCATCGAGAGATCCGGCGACTCGAATCGGGCTGCTCGGCTACCCTCTCCCCCGGCACACAGCCGAAGATCACTCGTTACTTCACTCCGAAGTTCCCGGTGAAGCCGTTCGTGGCCGGTTCGGAGACGGCGAGGTATCAAGAGATCACCGACGCACTCGAGGACTCCGTTGCCAAGCATATGCGCGCGGATGTCACGGTCGGCGCTTTCCTGTCCGGCGGGATCGACTCGACAGCGATCGCAGCATTGGCGATCCGCCACAATCCGAATCTGATCACCTTTACCACCGGATTCGAGCGCGACGGCTATTCCGAGGTAGATGTAGCCGCCGAGTCCGCTGCGGCGATCGGTGCCAAACACGTCGTGAAGGTCGTCGGACCGGAAGAGTTCGCATCGTCTATTCCCGAGATCGTCTGGTACCTCGACGATCCGGTGGCCGATCCTGCACTGGTGCCGCTCTACTTCGTGGCCAAGGAAGCCCGAAAGCATGTGAAGGTCGTACTCTCCGGTGAGGGCGCGGACGAATTGTTCGGCGGCTACACCATCTATCGAGAGCCACTGTCACTCAAGCCTTTCGAATATCTTCCACGCGGATTGCGTCGCGCCGCAGGAGCCCTCAGCGACAAGATCCCCGACGGTACGCGCGGCAAGAGTTTGCTTCATCGCGGATCCATGACGCTCGAGGATCGCTATTACGGGAATGCCCGAAGCTTCGGCGATGCTCAGCTCCGTGCAGTTCTGCGGGATTTCCGTCCGGAGTGGACCCACACCGATGTGACTGCGCCGATCTACGCGCAGAGTCGAGGATGGGATCCGGTTGCGCGTATGCAGCATTTGGATCTGTTCACTTGGCTACGTGGCGACATCCTGGTCAAGGCCGACAAGATCACGATGGCAAACTCGCTCGAACTGCGTGTCCCATTCCTGGACTCCGAGGTTTTTGCCGTCGCCGAGAGGTTGCCGCTCGATCAGAAGATCACCAAGGACACGACGAAGTACGCACTGCGCAAGTCGTTGGAAGGCATTGTCCCGGGGCATGTTCTCAACCGCGCCAAGCTGGGATTCCCCGTTCCGCTCCGGCATTGGCTTCGGGGTCCCGAATTGTTCGACTGGGCTCACCAACAGATCGCCGAGTCCGAGACGGATCACATCCTGAACAAGGCCGCGATCACCGCAATGCTGAACGAGCATCGCGACGGCAAGTCCGATCACAGCCGTCGATTGTGGACCGTTCTCATCTTCATGGTCTGGCACGGGATTTTCGTGGAGAAGCGCATCGTTCCGAAGATCAGTGAGCCGACCTACCCGGTCGAAATCTGA
- a CDS encoding glycerate kinase produces the protein MRVMIAPDSFGNTLSANEAADAIARGWRLGRPGDELVLAPQSDGGPGFVNVLAVNSGEVRELDVDGPLGKRVRARWLLDGRTAFIEAAQACGSSLLDGPPTNRSALRASSDGVGQLIVAALGVDGIERVFVGLGGSSCTDGGRGMVRALGGLADAAARLQSVELIAATDVENPLLGEHGAAHVFGPQKGADAATVDVLEELNSEWAAMLEREAGADVAELPGAGAAGGIGAALFALGGRRESGAAVVAELTDQTDLLESVDLVITGEGKFDSQSLRGKLVTELASAGARSGAPTIVLAGQIALETAQWEAAGVSRAYSVAEFAGSVDKAMTDAGPQLELLAANAAQQFDQGTGALRGGL, from the coding sequence ATGCGAGTGATGATTGCGCCTGATTCGTTCGGAAATACACTGAGTGCGAACGAGGCGGCCGACGCAATCGCCAGGGGTTGGCGACTCGGACGTCCGGGGGACGAGCTCGTGTTGGCGCCACAATCCGACGGCGGTCCGGGATTCGTCAACGTGTTGGCCGTCAATAGCGGCGAAGTGCGCGAACTCGACGTGGACGGACCACTCGGGAAACGGGTCAGGGCGCGGTGGCTTCTCGACGGCCGGACAGCGTTCATCGAAGCCGCACAAGCGTGTGGCTCGAGCCTCCTCGATGGTCCACCGACCAATCGCAGTGCATTGCGGGCAAGTAGCGACGGCGTCGGCCAACTGATCGTTGCTGCCCTGGGTGTCGACGGCATCGAGAGGGTGTTCGTCGGTCTCGGCGGCAGTAGTTGTACGGACGGCGGACGGGGGATGGTCCGTGCACTCGGTGGACTGGCCGATGCCGCCGCACGACTGCAGTCGGTCGAACTGATCGCTGCCACCGACGTCGAAAACCCGCTACTGGGCGAGCACGGCGCAGCTCACGTCTTCGGGCCACAGAAAGGCGCGGATGCTGCGACGGTCGATGTTCTCGAAGAGCTCAACAGCGAGTGGGCCGCGATGTTGGAACGTGAGGCTGGAGCCGACGTCGCCGAGCTGCCGGGTGCGGGCGCTGCCGGAGGCATCGGTGCGGCACTGTTTGCGCTGGGCGGGCGGCGGGAATCCGGTGCGGCCGTGGTGGCCGAACTCACCGACCAGACCGATCTACTGGAGTCGGTCGATCTCGTCATCACCGGTGAAGGCAAGTTCGATAGTCAGTCCCTTCGGGGCAAGCTCGTCACCGAACTTGCATCCGCAGGCGCGCGATCCGGAGCGCCGACGATAGTCCTTGCAGGTCAAATAGCTCTCGAGACCGCACAGTGGGAGGCCGCAGGTGTTTCTCGGGCGTATTCCGTAGCCGAATTCGCCGGTTCGGTGGACAAGGCGATGACCGATGCCGGGCCACAACTCGAGCTTTTGGCCGCGAACGCAGCGCAACAGTTCGACCAAGGTACTGGAGCATTACGCGGCGGGCTGTGA
- a CDS encoding cytochrome bc complex cytochrome b subunit, with product MSPSLQALAAKQADDVDSRYHLAPGIRRQINKVFPTHWSFLLGEIALYSFVILLISGTFLTLFFDPSMSEVEYNGIYEPLRGVTMSRAYETALNISFEVRGGLFMRQIHHWAALMFACSIIVHMLRIFFTGAFRRPREANWVIGCLLLILAMFEGFFGYTLPDDLLSGTGLRAAFSGISMSVPVIGTWLHWLVFDGDFPGTIIIPRLYVAHVLLLPAIILALIAAHLALVWYQKHTQFPGPGRTETNVVGVRILPVFAVKSGAFFAVTFGVLALMGGLVQVNPVWNIGPYNPSQVSAGSQPDFYMMWTDGLARLWPAWDIYIAGRYTIPAVFAVALIMGLVFTVMIIYPWIEKRLTGDRAHHNLLQRPRDVPVRTAIGAMVLAFYIVLTISCVNDIIAYKFDISLNAMTWIGRIGMLILPPIAYFVAYRFCIGLQRSDRTVLDHGIETGIIKRLPHGQYVEVHQPLGPVDSHGHPIPLEYQGAAIPKKMNKLGSAGKPGSGSLFRPDPVAESKALEEALHHGEVEQLNMLKNYQLQLNGHSNGNGTNGNGTNGHSNGHANGNGNGNGNGSAKHAVDREDSESET from the coding sequence ATGAGTCCTTCACTGCAAGCCCTCGCTGCGAAGCAGGCCGACGACGTAGACAGTCGTTACCACTTGGCACCTGGCATACGCCGACAGATCAACAAAGTCTTCCCGACTCACTGGTCATTCCTTCTCGGCGAGATCGCGCTCTACAGCTTCGTGATCCTGTTGATTTCAGGCACGTTCTTGACGTTGTTCTTCGACCCGTCGATGAGCGAGGTCGAGTACAACGGCATCTACGAACCGCTCCGTGGCGTCACGATGTCTCGGGCATACGAGACAGCGTTGAACATCTCGTTCGAGGTCCGCGGTGGTCTGTTCATGCGGCAGATTCACCACTGGGCAGCGCTGATGTTCGCTTGCTCGATCATCGTTCACATGCTGCGCATCTTCTTCACCGGTGCGTTCCGCCGGCCGCGTGAAGCCAACTGGGTCATCGGCTGCTTGCTTCTCATCCTGGCGATGTTCGAAGGCTTCTTCGGCTACACGCTTCCCGACGACCTGCTGTCCGGCACCGGCCTTCGTGCCGCGTTCTCCGGCATTTCGATGAGTGTTCCTGTCATCGGAACGTGGTTGCACTGGTTGGTGTTCGATGGCGACTTCCCGGGCACGATCATTATCCCGCGCTTGTACGTCGCGCACGTTCTGTTGCTACCCGCCATCATCTTGGCGCTGATCGCAGCTCACCTCGCGCTTGTCTGGTACCAGAAGCACACGCAGTTCCCCGGACCCGGCCGGACCGAGACAAACGTCGTCGGCGTCCGCATCTTGCCGGTCTTCGCCGTCAAGTCCGGTGCATTCTTCGCCGTCACGTTCGGTGTCCTTGCACTCATGGGTGGCCTCGTCCAGGTGAACCCGGTCTGGAATATCGGACCGTACAACCCGTCTCAGGTCTCTGCCGGCTCTCAGCCCGACTTCTACATGATGTGGACAGACGGCCTGGCTCGACTGTGGCCCGCGTGGGACATCTATATCGCAGGTCGCTACACGATTCCCGCAGTCTTCGCTGTCGCGCTGATCATGGGTCTGGTCTTCACGGTGATGATCATTTATCCGTGGATCGAGAAACGCCTCACGGGCGATCGGGCACATCACAACCTGCTTCAGCGCCCACGCGACGTGCCGGTCCGTACGGCGATCGGCGCAATGGTCCTGGCGTTCTACATAGTTTTGACCATCTCGTGTGTCAACGACATCATCGCGTACAAGTTCGACATTTCGCTCAACGCGATGACGTGGATCGGTCGAATCGGAATGTTGATTCTGCCTCCGATCGCTTACTTCGTGGCGTACCGGTTCTGCATCGGCCTGCAGCGCAGTGACCGCACGGTCCTCGATCACGGCATCGAAACCGGCATCATCAAGCGTCTGCCGCACGGCCAGTACGTCGAGGTTCACCAGCCACTCGGGCCGGTCGACAGCCACGGACACCCGATCCCGCTCGAATATCAGGGTGCAGCGATTCCGAAGAAGATGAACAAGCTCGGCTCTGCTGGAAAGCCAGGATCAGGTTCACTGTTCCGACCAGATCCGGTTGCTGAGAGCAAGGCTCTGGAAGAAGCTCTCCACCACGGCGAGGTCGAGCAGCTGAACATGCTGAAGAACTATCAGCTCCAGCTCAATGGTCATTCGAACGGCAATGGGACCAACGGCAACGGAACCAATGGTCATTCGAACGGTCATGCCAACGGCAACGGAAACGGCAACGGAAACGGTTCCGCAAAACATGCTGTAGATCGCGAAGACAGTGAGAGCGAGACCTAG
- a CDS encoding DUF3043 domain-containing protein: protein MKLLRRGNSDNSDKHDSASVESAATDVSPPNEIVGKGRPTPKRREAEARRRGPVAPPPMTSKEARERRKANKGTKVDRKKASEERRASSADRRARMLAGEDKFLLPRDKGPVRAYARDLVDARRNLVGLFMPLALLLIFALFLDPAVQAYVTLAMFVMMLFMVGEGIFIGRQINNRVRARFPDTTDGGFKLGWYAFVRASQIRKMRAPQPRVNRGAAV from the coding sequence GTGAAGTTGCTACGCCGCGGGAACTCTGACAATTCGGACAAGCACGATTCGGCCTCGGTCGAGTCGGCAGCGACGGATGTGTCGCCGCCGAACGAGATCGTCGGCAAAGGTCGCCCCACGCCGAAACGGCGTGAGGCCGAAGCCCGGCGCCGCGGTCCGGTCGCGCCGCCGCCGATGACGAGCAAAGAGGCCCGCGAGCGTCGTAAGGCGAACAAGGGAACCAAAGTCGACCGCAAGAAGGCATCCGAGGAGCGCCGAGCATCCTCAGCCGACCGCCGCGCGCGGATGCTCGCCGGCGAGGACAAGTTCCTACTTCCGCGGGACAAGGGCCCTGTTCGGGCATACGCCCGTGATCTCGTGGATGCCCGCCGGAATCTGGTCGGTTTGTTCATGCCGCTCGCGCTTCTGTTGATCTTCGCGCTCTTCCTCGATCCGGCCGTTCAGGCGTATGTCACGCTGGCGATGTTCGTGATGATGCTGTTCATGGTCGGCGAGGGAATCTTCATCGGCCGCCAGATCAACAATCGCGTTCGCGCTCGCTTCCCCGACACCACCGACGGTGGATTCAAGCTCGGGTGGTACGCGTTCGTTCGTGCTTCGCAAATTCGCAAGATGCGTGCCCCTCAGCCACGCGTCAACCGCGGCGCAGCTGTCTGA
- the cobU gene encoding bifunctional adenosylcobinamide kinase/adenosylcobinamide-phosphate guanylyltransferase, translated as MTLPKRTLLLGGARSGKSSHAEHLAATTGPVRYVATGRRRPGDADWDARIEEHRVRRPATWTTVESTMNLPQLIVDGTPGVTLVDDLGTWLTHTIDDRAAWDSPRGTIAAEIDALVDAVAQCTGTLLLVTPEVGLSVVPHTRSGRLFQDEIGALNSRLAEVCDDVVLVVAGLPLTLKCAGVPPFRKAEQQP; from the coding sequence ATGACGCTGCCCAAGCGCACACTGCTGCTCGGTGGTGCGCGATCGGGCAAGTCCAGCCACGCAGAACACCTCGCGGCTACGACGGGACCGGTCAGATACGTGGCAACCGGCCGAAGGCGCCCCGGTGACGCCGATTGGGACGCGCGGATAGAAGAACATCGAGTTCGACGGCCGGCCACATGGACAACGGTGGAATCGACCATGAACCTGCCCCAGCTGATCGTCGACGGAACACCAGGAGTCACGCTCGTCGACGATCTCGGCACCTGGCTCACCCACACCATCGACGATCGGGCGGCCTGGGACAGCCCGCGCGGCACGATCGCGGCGGAGATCGACGCGCTCGTCGACGCCGTCGCGCAATGCACGGGCACTCTTTTGCTGGTCACTCCCGAGGTGGGGTTGTCCGTTGTCCCGCACACTCGGTCGGGCAGATTGTTCCAAGACGAGATCGGCGCGCTCAATTCCCGGCTCGCCGAGGTGTGCGACGACGTCGTACTCGTCGTTGCCGGCCTTCCCCTCACACTCAAGTGTGCCGGGGTTCCCCCTTTCCGAAAGGCTGAGCAGCAACCGTGA
- the cobT gene encoding nicotinate-nucleotide--dimethylbenzimidazole phosphoribosyltransferase yields the protein MRPVAPPSPQTRSAASERQKSLTKPAGSLGRLEEIGEWISACQDQCPPHALVRPRVVVFAGDHGVAAHGVSAYPTEVTIQMVANIAAGGAAVNALAAVAGATVRVVDIAVDSDTDTTISRYKVRRSSGSIDREDALSESEVRAAIDAGRAIADEEIDSGADLLIAGDMGIGNTTPATTLIAVLTDTEPVAAVGRGTGVDDAGWIRKTAAIRDAMRRARPVVKDSVALLRVAGGADLAAMAGFLAQAAHRRTPVILDGLVVTAAALVAEESARGAREWWIAGHRSSEPAHSIALRHLRIEPLLELDMRLGEGSGALTALPLVHAAIAALKDMSTFADAGVSTRAANPEASSEAR from the coding sequence TTGCGCCCGGTCGCTCCGCCGTCGCCGCAGACCCGCTCTGCGGCGTCGGAACGACAGAAGTCGTTGACGAAGCCTGCCGGCAGTCTCGGTCGACTCGAAGAGATCGGTGAGTGGATTTCGGCGTGCCAAGATCAGTGTCCGCCCCATGCGCTGGTTCGACCCCGGGTAGTTGTGTTTGCCGGTGACCACGGTGTTGCGGCGCACGGGGTTTCGGCCTATCCCACCGAGGTGACCATTCAGATGGTGGCCAACATCGCGGCCGGTGGGGCTGCGGTCAATGCACTGGCCGCCGTGGCAGGCGCAACGGTCCGTGTCGTCGATATCGCTGTCGACTCGGATACGGACACCACGATCAGCCGATACAAGGTCCGACGGTCGAGCGGTTCGATCGATCGTGAGGATGCGTTGTCGGAGTCCGAGGTTCGGGCTGCGATCGACGCCGGTCGTGCGATCGCCGACGAGGAAATCGACAGCGGTGCCGACTTGCTGATCGCCGGTGACATGGGAATCGGAAATACCACTCCGGCAACGACATTGATCGCAGTACTCACCGACACCGAACCGGTGGCCGCAGTAGGTCGCGGCACTGGCGTCGACGACGCCGGTTGGATCCGCAAGACGGCAGCGATTCGTGATGCGATGCGGCGTGCCCGTCCGGTCGTGAAGGATTCCGTGGCCCTGCTTCGCGTTGCCGGTGGCGCGGATCTTGCCGCCATGGCCGGGTTTCTCGCCCAAGCTGCACACCGTCGGACGCCTGTCATTCTCGATGGGCTCGTCGTCACAGCTGCGGCGTTGGTTGCGGAGGAGTCGGCGCGAGGGGCACGTGAATGGTGGATCGCCGGCCATCGCTCGTCCGAACCCGCACACTCGATTGCCCTGCGCCACTTGCGAATCGAACCGCTTCTCGAGCTCGATATGCGACTCGGCGAGGGTTCGGGCGCTCTCACCGCCCTACCGTTGGTGCACGCGGCCATCGCCGCGCTGAAGGACATGTCGACCTTTGC
- a CDS encoding iron-sulfur cluster assembly accessory protein, which yields MTVSNETITHKVTMTEAASSKAKALLDQEGRDDLALRVAVQPGGCAGLRYQLFFDDRSLDGDLAVDFNGVTLAVDRMSAPYVEGASIDFVDTIEKQGFTIDNPNATGSCACGDSFN from the coding sequence ATGACCGTCTCGAACGAAACCATCACGCACAAGGTCACGATGACTGAAGCTGCATCATCGAAGGCCAAGGCGCTGCTGGACCAAGAAGGACGCGACGACCTCGCGCTTCGCGTTGCTGTGCAGCCGGGTGGCTGTGCGGGCCTGCGCTATCAGCTCTTCTTCGACGATCGCAGCCTCGACGGCGACCTCGCAGTGGACTTCAACGGAGTCACGCTGGCTGTCGACCGGATGAGCGCTCCATACGTCGAGGGTGCATCCATCGACTTCGTGGACACCATCGAGAAGCAGGGCTTCACGATCGACAATCCGAACGCAACGGGCTCATGTGCCTGCGGCGATTCGTTCAACTGA
- a CDS encoding carbohydrate kinase family protein, producing MTLAVSGSIATDHLMRFPGKFAEQLVADQLSNISLSFLVDDLVIRKGGVGGNIAYALGVLGGSPLLVGAVGPDFGEYRSWLESNGVDCTAVRVSATAHTARFVCTTDVDMAQIASFYPGAMSEAREISIEELSAGRTLELVLVGANDPDAMIAHTQQCRTLNIPFAADPSQQLARLTGEQAVDLIEGAAYLFTNEYEWGLLRQKSGLSETEIAAKVGIRVTTLGKSGVEIVTPDGVRTHVDVVPETSKVDPTGVGDGFRAGFLMAHLAGASVERAAQLGSYVAVLVLETTGTQEWTFVRDDALKRLSSAYGATAAEQIGALLPA from the coding sequence GTGACTCTCGCGGTATCGGGATCGATAGCCACAGACCATCTGATGCGGTTTCCGGGCAAGTTCGCCGAGCAGTTGGTTGCAGACCAGCTCTCCAATATCTCGCTGAGCTTCCTCGTCGACGATCTGGTCATCAGAAAAGGTGGAGTCGGCGGAAACATTGCCTACGCCCTGGGTGTGTTGGGCGGATCCCCGCTCCTGGTGGGTGCTGTCGGGCCGGACTTCGGTGAATATCGGTCCTGGCTGGAGTCCAACGGAGTCGATTGCACCGCGGTACGCGTGTCGGCGACGGCTCACACTGCGCGCTTCGTCTGCACCACCGACGTGGACATGGCTCAAATTGCGTCGTTCTACCCGGGTGCGATGAGTGAAGCGCGCGAAATCTCGATCGAAGAGCTGTCCGCAGGACGAACGCTGGAGCTGGTACTGGTCGGCGCCAACGATCCTGACGCGATGATCGCCCACACTCAGCAGTGCCGAACGCTGAACATTCCTTTCGCCGCAGATCCGTCACAGCAACTCGCGCGTCTGACCGGTGAGCAAGCGGTCGATCTCATCGAGGGTGCGGCATACCTCTTCACCAACGAGTACGAGTGGGGCCTGCTCCGCCAGAAGTCGGGCCTGTCCGAGACGGAGATCGCGGCCAAGGTCGGAATTCGGGTCACGACGCTAGGCAAGTCCGGCGTCGAGATCGTCACTCCCGACGGCGTGCGCACGCACGTGGATGTGGTTCCCGAGACCAGCAAAGTGGATCCGACCGGAGTGGGCGACGGCTTCCGCGCCGGCTTCCTCATGGCACATCTCGCCGGCGCTTCCGTCGAGCGGGCCGCACAGCTGGGCTCCTATGTGGCGGTCCTCGTCCTCGAGACCACCGGCACTCAAGAGTGGACTTTTGTACGAGACGACGCTCTCAAGCGTCTGAGCTCCGCCTACGGAGCTACCGCGGCCGAACAGATCGGTGCGCTGCTCCCGGCCTAG
- a CDS encoding cytochrome c oxidase subunit II yields the protein MNVAQSRILRRAGLTTVLGLAAVLLSGCSIDSEVLRFGFPSGITPQSTRIRELWTWSVVAALVMGIIVWALIFWVVIFHRKKKDSPEFPRQTAYNVPLELFYTAVPFVIIAVLFYFTVVVQNYVGDKQSDPDVTVDVTAFQWNWKFGYQTIDLKDGVVKYEGTDLEAQAAAEAAASPPEGEAQGSEDGAIVPGAIHGVSPQDLSYLHYNKIETVGTSDEIPVLVLPTGKRIEFVLASSDVIHGFWVPEFLFKRDVMPNPKENHSDNVFQISEIEREGSFVGRCTEMCGTYHAMMNFEVRAVSPDDFQQYIESRKPKSEGGKALTNAQALEAIGQSPVSTSTIPFTTDRTQKSESVADGN from the coding sequence GTGAACGTGGCGCAGAGTCGGATCCTTCGGCGAGCCGGGCTGACAACAGTTCTTGGCTTAGCCGCTGTGCTCTTGTCGGGGTGTTCCATCGACAGTGAAGTCTTGCGCTTCGGTTTTCCGTCGGGCATCACTCCACAGAGCACACGTATTCGTGAATTGTGGACTTGGTCCGTGGTCGCGGCGCTTGTCATGGGCATCATCGTCTGGGCATTGATCTTTTGGGTGGTCATCTTCCACCGTAAGAAGAAGGACTCTCCGGAGTTCCCTCGGCAGACGGCGTACAACGTGCCATTGGAGCTGTTCTACACAGCCGTGCCGTTCGTCATCATCGCCGTGCTCTTCTACTTCACCGTGGTCGTGCAGAACTACGTCGGTGACAAGCAGTCGGATCCCGACGTCACCGTCGATGTGACCGCATTCCAGTGGAACTGGAAGTTCGGATACCAGACCATCGACCTCAAGGACGGCGTCGTCAAGTACGAGGGCACCGACCTCGAGGCGCAGGCGGCCGCAGAAGCTGCAGCCTCCCCGCCCGAGGGCGAAGCTCAAGGCAGCGAGGACGGCGCGATCGTGCCGGGAGCCATCCACGGTGTGAGCCCGCAGGATCTGTCGTACCTGCACTACAACAAGATCGAGACAGTCGGCACCAGCGACGAAATCCCTGTTCTCGTGCTTCCGACCGGCAAGCGTATCGAATTCGTATTGGCCTCGTCCGATGTCATTCATGGCTTCTGGGTCCCCGAGTTCCTGTTCAAGCGCGACGTGATGCCGAACCCGAAGGAAAACCACTCCGATAACGTCTTCCAGATCTCGGAGATCGAACGCGAAGGCTCCTTCGTCGGTCGATGCACCGAAATGTGCGGCACCTACCACGCCATGATGAACTTCGAAGTTCGTGCGGTATCCCCGGACGACTTCCAGCAATACATCGAATCGCGTAAGCCGAAGAGCGAAGGCGGCAAGGCTTTGACGAACGCGCAGGCACTGGAGGCAATCGGGCAGTCACCGGTCTCCACCAGTACCATCCCGTTCACTACCGACCGCACGCAGAAGTCTGAATCCGTTGCTGACGGCAACTGA